GAGCAGCCCGAGGATGTAGCCCGAGACGTAAAGCGGCAGCGTCGCGGCGGCCACGACGCAGACCAGCGAAATGAAGAACAGGCGCGAGGTGAAGAAGTTGCCCATCTCAGCGCCTCCCCAAGAGGCCCTGGGGCCGGATATACATCACGAACACCAGCAGCAGCAGCGCCGGGATGGTGCGGTAGGCCGGCGAGATCATGTAGGCCGTGATGGTCTCGAGATAGCCGACGACGAAGGCCGCGATCAGCGAGCCGGAGACGCTGCCGAGGCCGCCGAGCACCACGATGGAGAACGCACTCGCGGTCAGCGGCCCGACGCTATAGGAGCTGACGCCGAGGAACATGCCGAGCAGCACGCCCGCGATGCCGGCGAGGATGCCGTAGATCCCCCACACCACGATGTAGATCTGGGTGAGTTCGAGCCCGAGCAAGGTGACGCCGCGCGGGTTCATCGAGGCCGCCAGCACCGCCTTGCCGGTCCGCGTCCGGTTCACCAGGAGCCACAGCAGGCCGATCACGAGGCAGCACACCAGCGCCGTGAAGATGTTGTTGCGCGGCGTGCGGTTGCCGAAGATATCGACGACGCCCTCGACGATCGGCAGCACCGTCTTGGCGTTGTTGGTGAAGAAATAGGCGATCAGTTCCTGGATCATGATGCCCCACAGCAGGGTGCCGGTGAGGACGAAGATTTCCTTCTCCTCATTGGGGATCCGCGTCGAATTCTGGATCGGCTTCACCACCGCGAAATAGGTCGCGAACGCCATGATCAGCGCGACGCCGACACCGAACAGCGCACCGGCGTAGATGTCGAGGTGCAACACGCTGGCCGCGGCCCAGGCCGCGACCGCTGCGGCCACCATGATGGCACCGTGGGAGAGGTTGAGGACGCCGGAGACACCGAAGATCAGGGTGAAGCCGGTGGCGCCGAGCGCATAGAGCGCACTGATGGCAAAGCCATCGATCAGGATTTGTAAGGCAAGCATCTCAAATTGGCCGCGGCAGCAGGGCTGCCTGTTGTGGAGGACGCGGAACCGAATAAGGATGCTCCCGGGACCGGCCCGGGAGCATTGTCATCGGTCAGTTCGTGGTGAGCTTGATGAAGCTCGGGAACTTGAGGTCGCTCTTGGCGACCTCCTTCGGCCACACCGCGACCTGCTTGCCGCCCTGCCACTGCAGCATCAGTCCGGTGATCAGGCCCTTGCCGTACTTGATCGAATGGGTGAACGGATCGTCCTTGCCGTAGAACTGGACGCGCCCGATGGTGCCTTCCCAATCGGTCTTCTCCAGCGCATCGACCATCTTGTCGGCGTCGACCGAGCCGGCGCGCTTCACCGCATCGGCGATGTAGTAAACCTCGTCATAGGCGGTGTAGCCCGCATAGGACGGATAATTGCCGTAGCGCTTCTTGAAGCCTTCCGCGAACGGCACCGACTTCGGCGTCACCGCGACGTTCGGCCCCGACACGCCCTGATACAGCACGCCTTCCGCCGCATCGTTGGTGTCCTTGCCGAAGGTCTCGTTGGTCGCCTGCGAGGAGATGCCGAACATCGGGATCGGCACCTGCTGGTTCTTCCACTGCACCGTCGGCTGCACGCCGACATGCGAGATGCCGGTGATGATCACGTCGGGCTTGGCGGCCTCCACCTTGTTGAAGATCGGCGTGAAGTCGGTGGTGTCGGGCGAGAAGCGGATATGGTCGACGACCTTGAGCCCGATCTTCGGCAGGCACTCCTCATAGCCGACGTCGAGCGGCTTGGTCCAGGCCGCGTCCTCGCTCATGATGACCGCGGTCTTCATGTGCTTCTGATCGACCAGCAGCTCCTTGGCGGCATCGCAGACCGACAGCGCGAGCGCCGCCGAGGTCAGGTAGCCGTGGAAGGTGTACTTGTTCTTCTCGTAATCAGCGTGAACGCTCTTGCTGATCTCGTTGGAGGCAGCGCCGGGCGTGACGAACGGCGTCTTCAGGCGCGAAGCCCAGGGCTCGAGCGCCAGCACCACCTCGCTGATGTAGCTCGAGATGACGACGTTGACCTTGTCTTCGTTGACCGCGCGCTGGAAGGCGCGCACCGAATCCGCCGAGGAGGAATGATTGTCGTAGGAGACGATCTCGATCTTGCGGCCGTCGATGCCGCCCTTGGCGTTGATCTCGTCGGCGGCCAGTTGCGCAGCCTGCGGGATCGAGGCGCCGGCGATCGCCTGCGCTTCGGCGATCACGCC
This Bradyrhizobium sp. CCBAU 53421 DNA region includes the following protein-coding sequences:
- a CDS encoding branched-chain amino acid ABC transporter permease gives rise to the protein MLALQILIDGFAISALYALGATGFTLIFGVSGVLNLSHGAIMVAAAVAAWAAASVLHLDIYAGALFGVGVALIMAFATYFAVVKPIQNSTRIPNEEKEIFVLTGTLLWGIMIQELIAYFFTNNAKTVLPIVEGVVDIFGNRTPRNNIFTALVCCLVIGLLWLLVNRTRTGKAVLAASMNPRGVTLLGLELTQIYIVVWGIYGILAGIAGVLLGMFLGVSSYSVGPLTASAFSIVVLGGLGSVSGSLIAAFVVGYLETITAYMISPAYRTIPALLLLVFVMYIRPQGLLGRR
- a CDS encoding ABC transporter substrate-binding protein, which gives rise to MQKLAGAAVLGLLAAAPSGAQAADTLKIGVIAEAQAIAGASIPQAAQLAADEINAKGGIDGRKIEIVSYDNHSSSADSVRAFQRAVNEDKVNVVISSYISEVVLALEPWASRLKTPFVTPGAASNEISKSVHADYEKNKYTFHGYLTSAALALSVCDAAKELLVDQKHMKTAVIMSEDAAWTKPLDVGYEECLPKIGLKVVDHIRFSPDTTDFTPIFNKVEAAKPDVIITGISHVGVQPTVQWKNQQVPIPMFGISSQATNETFGKDTNDAAEGVLYQGVSGPNVAVTPKSVPFAEGFKKRYGNYPSYAGYTAYDEVYYIADAVKRAGSVDADKMVDALEKTDWEGTIGRVQFYGKDDPFTHSIKYGKGLITGLMLQWQGGKQVAVWPKEVAKSDLKFPSFIKLTTN